Proteins from one Oncorhynchus gorbuscha isolate QuinsamMale2020 ecotype Even-year linkage group LG18, OgorEven_v1.0, whole genome shotgun sequence genomic window:
- the LOC124003333 gene encoding uncharacterized protein LOC124003333 translates to MNYTDPIVEKAVNSWSRIASAGQTVLLETLQILNPMSKDLSDTEELVTFLQGLKEEGHKPTVLRSKDVYGYRSCTARTLPEEMCCTDTTSKGSRTGKKRGRKKKESNKYASWTTSASESHKGSVFSRPPVMTIEPPLIHQCLKLTNITGLTRGHTARLQIHSQLSGIPLQNMGRTPKAMALVGQRYHPSCPEWNGALIGDSAPVMYQNGRGVYNYKIDVSNHRRSWRDDQSLWVMNNQEQCRLDENSLRWKVVKVDDCITVEELRRKAQRILQVNLSPVIEIRPLYETVAEYQREISSDFLV, encoded by the coding sequence ATGAATTACACAGACCCGATTGTGGAGAAGGCCGTCAACTCCTGGTCCAGAATCGCCTCGGCTGGACAGACTGTCCTTTTAGAGACATTACAGATCCTCAACCCCATGTCAAAGGATCTCTCGGACACCGAGGAACTAGTAACCTTTCTCCAAGGGCTTAAAGAAGAAGGCCACAAGCCCACAGTGCTACGAAGCAAAGATGTTTATGGATATAGATCCTGTACAGCCAGAACACTACCAGAAGAGATGTGCTGTACAGACACGACTAGCAAGGGCTCAAGGACAGGcaagaagaggggaaggaagaagaaggagtcTAACAAGTACGCATCGTGGACTACTAGTGCATCAGAATCTCACAAAGGATCTGTCTTTTCCCGACCTCCGGTTATGACTATTGAACCTCCACTGATACACCAATGTCTGAAACTAACAAACATTACAGGTTTGACGAGAGGCCACACCGCAAGACTACAGATTCACTCTCAACTTTCAGGGATACCGTTGCAGAACATGGGTAGAACACCAAAGGCAATGGCATTGGTCGGTCAAAGGTATCATCCCTCCTGTCCGGAATGGAACGGGGCCCTTATCGGAGACTCCGCCCCAGTGATGTATCAAAACGGCCGAGGAGTTTACAACTACAAGATTGACGTGTCAAACCACAGACGGTCCTGGAGGGACGACCAGTCTCTGTGGGTGATGAACAATCAGGAGCAGTGTCGTCTGGATGAGAACAGCCTGCGGTGGAAGGTGGTCAAAGTGGACGACTGCATCACAGTGGAGGAACTGAGGAGGAAGGCCCAGAGGATCCTGCAGGTGAATCTGTCCCCTGTGATAGAGATACGACCGCTATATGAAACTGTAGCAGAATACCAGCGTGAGATCTCCAGTGACTTCTTGGTTTAG